Proteins encoded within one genomic window of Papio anubis isolate 15944 chromosome X, Panubis1.0, whole genome shotgun sequence:
- the RBMX2 gene encoding RNA-binding motif protein, X-linked 2, which produces MNPLTKVKLINELNEREVQLGVADKVSWHSEYKDSAWIFLGGLPYELTEGDIICVFSQYGEIVNINLVRDKKTGKSKGFCFLCYEDQRSTILAVDNFNGIKIKGRTIRVDHVSNYRAPKDSEEMDDVTRQLQEKGCGARTPSPSLSESSEDEKPTKKHKKDKKEKKKKKKEKEKADREVQAEQPSSSSPRCKTIKEKDDPGPKKHSSKNSERAQKAEPREGQKLPKSRTAYSGGAEDLERELKKEKPKHEHKSSSRREAREEKTRIRDRGRSSDTHSSWYNGRSEGRSHRSRSRSRDKSHRHKRARRSRERESSNPSDRRRH; this is translated from the exons ATGAA TCCTTTAACTAAGGTGAAGCTGATCAACGAGCTGAATGAACGAGAGGTCCAGCTTGGGGTGGCCGATAAAGTGTCCTGGCACTCCGAGTACAAGGACAGCGCCTGGATCTTCCTGG gAGGGCTTCCTTATGAACTGACTGAAGGGGACATCATCTGTGTGTTCTCACA atatggCGAGATTGTTAACATTAATCTCGTGCGGGACAAGAAAACTGGGAAATCCAAAGGGTTCTGTTTCCTCTGCTATGAAGACCAGAGGAGCACAATTCTGGCCGTCGACAATTTTAATGGGATCAAG ATCAAAGGAAGAACTATCCGAGTGGATCATGTGTCTAACTATCGGGCTCCTAAGGACTCGGAAGAAATGGATGATGTGACCAGACAGCTCCAGGAGAAGGGCTGTGGGGCTCGTACCCCCTCACCAAGTTTGTCTGAGAGCTCTGAAGatgaaaaaccaacaaaaaagcacaaaaaag acaaaaaggaaaaaaagaaaaaaaagaaagaaaaagagaaagccgACCGAGAGGTACAGGCAGAGCAACCATCCTCTTCATCACCCAGATGCAAGACAATAAAGGAAAAGGATGACCCTGGCCCTAAGAAGCACAGCAGCAAGAACTCAGAGAGAGCTCAGAAGGCAGAGCCCAGGGAGGGGCAGAAGCTCCCCAAATCCAGGACTGCCTACTCTGGTGGAGCAGAGGACCTAGAGAGGGAGCTGAAGAAGGAGAAACCCAAGCACGAGCACAAGTCCTCAAGCAGGAGggaggcaagagaagaaaagaccAGGATTAGGGACAGAGGGCGGAGCTCAGACACACATTCTAGCTGGTACAATGGGCGTTCCGAAGGGCGTAGTCATAGAAGTAGAAGTAGGAGCCGAGATAAATCCCATAGGCATAAAAGGGCCCGGCGCTCCCGGGAGCGGGAATCTTCGAATCCCAGTGACCGTAGGCGTCACTGA